The DNA region TGTAATTACGCCCAGACTTGATACTTTCATTTGGGGTACAATACGGTTTTGTTGTTGGTTAACTTAATTAGCCAAGCCTCCCCGTAGAGTAAAGTATGTCCGATTATAAAGTATTGCATGTCGACAGTGATAGTGTTGGTGATTTTTGTGTGCTCGACGATGGTGATTTTAGACTATTGTCCTTTGGTGATAACGACGAGCAAAGCAAAATGTATAAAGCACAACCGCACGTGCCACAACATACTTATGTTCAAGCCATGCTTGCGGTATTGTTATTTACTCAACCCAAAAGTGTGATTATTTTAGGTTTAGGTGGCGGAGCATTAGTACATTCACTTCGGCATGTTGATGCTGCGATTAAAATTACCGCAGTTGAATTACGTGAACGCGTAATAGAAGTTGCCAAACGGTTCTTTCAATTACCCTTGAGTAAAAAGCTGAACATAGTTCATCAAGATGCCAATGAATTTTTACAACGTGCAGAGCACAAAAAAGTCGATGTGATTTTTGCCGATATATACAGCAACAAAGGTGTAGACAAGCAGCAGTTATCGACATTATTTATTGGTCAAGCAAAGCAACTGCTTAAAGCTGATGGTTTTTTAGTGCTTAATTGTTGGAAAGAACACAGTCGCGATATACAACTTCGAGACACACTTTATAGCCACTTTACTCATGTTTATGCTTGTTTAACCGGAGGCGGTAACTGGGTTGTTTATGCCACCAATGGCATTAATAGCTTTGGCGCGGCTAACAATAAACAAGCATTACAAGCGTTATCGCAAAAGCTAGATACCAATATTAGCCGTGTATTAACGCGGTTTGGTGCTTGGGAATAGCCTTAATGAGTTAATCCGATTACTCGATGTATGAGGCAGGCTTAAGGCCGGCGTTCGGTTAAATCGATTAACAATTAGGTTAATATAAAAAAACGATTAGGATGATAGTTTTTATCCGTTATACTTAATGTCACTCCATCGCTATTATGATTCACATCAGATGACGAACACATTGTTCAACATCACCGACACCATATTGGTTTCGGGTTAAACGTTAATCTTAATCTCAATGGAGCATGACATGACACAATCTATCATCAACAGCACTATCAAGCCATTCAAAGCAACTGCATTTCACAACGGTGCATTCGTTGAAGTTACCGAGCAAGACTTATTAGGTAAGTGGTCAGTAGTCTTTTTCTACCCAGCAGACTTCACTTTTGTTTGTCCTACTGAATTAGGCGACATGGCTGATCATTACGAAAAGTTACAAGCAATGGGTGTTGAAGTGTACTCAGTATCAACTGACACGCATTTTACACACAAAGCTTGGCATTCAAGTTCAGACACTATCAGCAAAATCACTTATCCAATGATTGGTGACCCAACTGGCGCAATCACTCGTAACTTCGGTGTGATGATTGAAGAAGACGGTTTAGCACTTCGTGGAACTTTCGTGATGAACCCTGAAGGCGAAGTTAAAGTTGCTGAAATCCATGACTTAGGTATTGGCCGTAGCGCTTCAGAACTTGTTCGTAAAATTCAAGCTGCACAATATGTTGCCACACACGATGGTGAAGTATGTCCAGCTAAATGGCAACCAGGTGAAGAAACTCTCGCTCCTTCAATTGACCTAGTCGGTAAAATCTAACCACTAAGCTCACCCTTAGGTTAGTAATATCATCTCCAGTTGGTCGGTGCTCCCCCTGCACCGACTAACACTTCCCACACTTATTCACCATTTTCCCTATTAGGAGTTGTTATGTTAGATGCGAATGTAAAAAATCAACTGAAAACCTATCTGCAAAACCTCAAGCGCCCAGTTGAACTTGTCGTATCTGCAGATGACTCAAACAAAGGCAAAGAACTAACCAGCCTAGCCCAAGACATTGTTGACTCATCAGACTTAGTGTCAGTTACGTATCAACAAGACCAGCGTACACCAAGCATGAGTGTGATTAACCCTCAAGCTGCAACCAACATTACCTTTGCTGGATTGCCAATGGGCCATGAATTTACCTCACTAGTGCTTGCGCTATTACACAGCGGCGGACATCCGATTAAGTTGGATGCGGATATCATTGAACAAATCCGTCAATTGCCTGGTGAATTCCATTTTGAAACTTATATTTCGTTAAGTTGCCAAACCTGTCCTGAAGTTATCCAAGCACTGAATATGATGGCAGCTATTAACCCCAATATTACTAACGTGATGATAGACGGTGCGCTTTTCCAACAGGAAGTGAGCGATCGCAACATCATGTCAGTTCCATCAGTATTTTTAAATGGCGAAGCCTTCTCTGTAGGTGCTATTAGCGTTGTTGAAGTACTGAATAAATTAGATAAAAATGCCGCGGGCAGACAAGCCGAGCAATTAAACCAAAAGTCAGTTTTTGATATGTTAGTGGTTGGTGGTGGCCCAGCAGGCGCTGCAGCGGCAATTTACTCTGCCCGTAAGGGCTTAAATACCGGTATTGTGGCCGATAAGTTTGGCGGTCAAGTTGCTGAAACTGTCGGTATTGAAAACTTTATCTCAGTGTCTAAAACCGAAGGCCCTAAATTGGTGGCCAATTTAGAAGCCCACGTTAACGATTATGACGTCGACATTATGCAAAACCAGCGCGCTCTGAGTCTCGCTAAAAATGGTCTGTTTGATGTGACCTTGGAAAGTGGAGCCACATTAAGCAGTAAAACGATAGTATTAGCCACAGGTGCACGTTGGAGAGAAATGAACGTCCCTGGTGAGCAAGAGTATCGCGGTAAAGGCGTAGCATATTGCCCGCACTGTGATGGGCCACTATTTAAAGGCAAACGCGTAGCGGTAATTGGCGGCGGTAATTCAGGTATTGAAGCCGCTATCGATCTTGCAAACATTGTTGAACACGTTACTGTACTTGAGTTTGATAGTAAGTTACGTGCTGACGAAGTATTACAGCGAAAAGCTAAATCAATGGGTAATATCACTATTATTACTCAAGCTATGACCACAGAAGTTCAAGGTGACGGTACACGTGTTACTAGCTTAACTTACACCGATCGTGCAACAGGCGACAATCATAAAGTTGAGTTAGCAGGTATCTTTGTGCAAATTGGTTTAGTACCAAATACCGAGTGGTTAAAAGGGGTTGTTGATATGACTCCTCGCGGCGAAATCATTGTCGATGAACGAGGCCAAACTTCTATCCCTGGCGTATTTGCAGCTGGTGATGTAACAAATACTCCGTTTAAGCAAATTATTATTGCTATGGGGAGCGGTGCAACGGCATCATTGGGGGCGTTTGATTACTTAATCAGACACTCAGAAGAGACTGATGTAAAAGCTGCGTAAGAATTGTAAGACTCGTTATATTAGAGTTTTTGTAAACTCACCGAATAAAAATAGTCTGCATTTTGCCGGCTATTTTTTGTATATTTATCAGGGCCAGCTTTTGTTTCGTGGTTAAAATCCGTTCGATATAAATAGTTTGGTTTTTTATATAATAAAATGGACTAAAGCGTTATAGAAGAAGCCTCTAAATACGCTATTAATTTGCAACAAAGCGATTCAACAAAATAAATTAAAGACCGTTTAACAGAACTCTTTGGGTAGCGCTTGTGACGTATTTATATTTCGTTATAAATATCTTATGTAGGATCGCGCTGCATGTCATAAGCTCTGTCTTGCATGAAATCCCACACTCTGCACCTCAAAAATCATCTTGAAAGATAAGCGAGCCCTAGTAACTTTTCACCGCATGGATTAGCAGTTTATCAATAACTGATAAAGAAACTAATACATTAGAAAAATTTCAAGTATATTCAACTTAGGTCGATAGCCTTTATATACATAAATGATGGATAGTCATTTATGTATAAGCTTTGTCTCGTTAGATAGTATTTTGATAACACTTAATATGGTGAATTGGCTAAAGATTGATGTTAAACGGTATCCGTTGCAACACAATAACAACCTCAAGGATTGAGATTAGACATCAGGGTTCTCCATAGCAATATCTAAGTAGCTGGTTGAAAAGCTCTATATTTGTTTTATTTTCATTGAATTACCGCTTGGGAGCGCACTATGAATTGGTTTAGTAACATGTCAATCTTTAAAAAAGTAGGATTGATTTTTGTTTTGTCAGTCATTATTTTTGCGGTGAATCTTGCAATCAGCACAGTTGCAATTAACAAAAACCGCAACACTTTGTCTTTTATGGAAACTCAAGTGGCGCAACGAGTTGAACTTGCAAATCAAAACGTTATTTATGTGCAGCGTTTAGATGAACTATATACTCAGTCAGTATCCTTTGCTGATGAAGATTTGCTCGAGAATGCTCATAAAACTTTCTCTTCACTGAATAATAATTTAACCAACTTACTCGCTATCGATCAGTTAGAAACTTCAGCTTTATCGCTATTATCTAAGAGCCTCCATGAATACAATACCATGACAGCATCGCTCGCTAAAGGGATGTTAGATGGCACTATTGATATGGCTGATGTAGGGAAAATTAGTCAGAAGAAAGCCAAAGTTTTTGATCAATTAACGAAAGGGATCACGGCTTATAAAGCAGATAAAGTAAATGAATTTAGTTCGACAATTAAAGAAGCTAGCGATCGCTCTGAACAAAGTTTATATCTGACATTAAGCATTGGGCTTTCATTGCTTGTATTAATGGCTATTGTCACCATTTCAATTGCCAAAGCCATTAGTGGTTCTGCTGGTGATGTAGCCAGTTCGCTTGGTGAATTAGCTGACGGTAAAGGTAACTTACGTCACCAACTTACTGTCGCTGGTACTGATGAACTCGGACAAGTTTCGAGTAATTTTAACCGTTTTTTACGTTTACTTGCAGATTCGATTGAGCGTGTGGTGAGTGTAACCAGTCCGCTATTAGACAGTGCATCATCGTTAAAAGAACGAATGACGTTAGCGACGAAGGCCACTAAGCAACAAAGCCACGATGCTAAAGCCGTGCATATGTCGATGGAAGAAATGCGCCACTCGGTAAATGATATTTCACATAGTGCTCAGCAAGCTGCAGAGGCTGCACAAGTTGCTGAGCGAGAAGCTACTGAGGGTTTGGCTGTAGTACAACGTACAGTGAGAATTTCACAAGAACTTAACTCAGGTATTGAGCTGGCATCGAACTCAATTCATGAGTTAGCCAAAGACACCGAAAGTGTTGGCTCCATTTTGAATGTGATTACCTCTATTGCAGATCAAACAAATTTATTGGCGTTAAATGCCGCCATTGAAGCAGCTAGAGCGGGTGAGCATGGGCGAGGATTCGCCGTTGTTGCTGATGAAGTACGTGCTTTGGCGTCTAAAACAGCGGATGCCACAAGTGAAATTCGTGGTGTACTCGACAAACTGAAAGTTGCGGCAGAATCATCAGTCAGCACCATGGATGTTGCTATCACTAAATCATCTGAAAATGAGCGTTATGCAAAAGATACCGGAGAGGTATTAAGTTCAATTCAGTCAAAAATTGTCAGTATTAATAGCATGAATACTCATATAGCTTCTGCTACTGAGCAGCAATCTATGGTTGCTGCTAGTGTTGCTAATAATGTGGCCGAAATGAATGCTTCATTCGAGCAAACGCTCAGTATTCTTGCAGAAGTACAGGATATATCAGAAGGACTAGATGGTTTTGCTAATGAGCTTAGCCATGCTACTTCACAATTTAAATTATAATATTGTCCCTAATTCCGCACGATAATTAAAAGCAGAGAGAAATCTCTGCTTTTTTGTTTATGTTCTAGTCTAAAATCTTCTATTTAGTTGTGTCACTTGGTTATATTTATTGCATTTAAACAGTTTAGAGATATTGGCTGCATTGTTAGACGCCATTTTTGAATTATTTAGCGTATTATAAAGCCAATTTTTGTGGGTGAAAATTGCCTCTAAGCTGTGTTTGTTTTACTTTATTTAAATTGAATAAATAAATGTTATTTTTTCATCTGTATTTTGCTTCTTTGTCACTGTTATGTGAGCTGTTTGGAAAAGGATTATCATGCCAAGCTTGATTAGAATCGTGTTAATTAATACCCACCTACCGGGTGTGGTCGAACTGTTATTAAAGGGTCACACCAATATTTGTGGTACCAATGCGTCTGGTAAAACAACGTTACAACGATTGGTGCCCGTTTTTTATGGCGAGTATCCTAGCCGCGTAGTGCCGTCAACACGTGACAGTTTCGAACGTTGGTATTTACCCCATGACTCCAGCTACATTATTTATGAGTATCAAAAAGACGATGGTTTGCTTTATCAAGCAGTGCTAGCGTCAGCAGGTGACGGTAAAGGGGTTAATTACCGTTTTATCGCCCGAGGTTTTGAACTAGAGCATTATATTAAATCGCGTAATGGCGACACGATTATTTGCCATTCGATGGCCGAATTAGGCCGCGAAGTAAAACGTGATGGTATTGCTCATACCAATTTAATTAATACCCGTGAATTTCGTGCGATCATTCAAAACGATCGCAGCTTATTAAACACAGGTAGCAATCGTAATGAGCTACGGACATACGCACGACAATTCTCATTATGCGACGGTGAACACTCCCTGCGTCATATTGAAAAGTTGGCAAAAGCGGTACATTCTAAAGAAGGCAAAATGGAAACGATCAAATCAATGATCGCGGCCATTTTAGAAGAGGATGGGGTTAACCCGCCAACGTCTAGACTGAACCCACAGCGGGTTGAAACTTGGATACGTGAGAGCCAATTAGTACAAGGCTTTGAGCAAATACGCCCCGAGTATGACAAGCTTGAACAAGAGTTTAATCAATTATTAAGTGCAGAATTACGTTTAGCCAGTTTGTCCCGTGGCTACCGAGACGATGAAACCCTCGAAGCCGAACGTCAAGATCGCAATCAAACGCTAGGCAAAGAGCTCAATCTTAAATTGCGCTTGCTTGATGATGAATGGAAAGACATTCGTGATGAATTAAACCAAGAGTTATCTGCCGCCAAAGGTGATGTAGGCAAGTTTGAGTATGAACTTGATGCGATTGAAGACCAACATGCGGCTTTTTTAGATGCCGATATTGAACAAGCTAAAGCGGATTTAGACAATTTACCCAATTGGCGTAGCGACGTTGAAAACCTTAACGAGCGTCACAAGCTACAAACCGAAAAGCATCAAGATATTGAGTCTGCTTTTAATGCCCGACGTAATAAAATTGCCGAACAGTTACATCGCGAACTCGAAACATTACATGCTGAACAGGACACTCAACGAGAAGCCCGTGACAAGCAGCGCGAGTTAGCTAACGACGATCTGGCTAAACTTGAGCAACAATGGCGCGATCAAACCGACGCAGGTAAAGCCAAGTTCAGCGAGCAAGAATATCAACTTAAGTTAACGGCTGCCGAGCTTAAGCATCAAGTTGACGGTGTGACTTACACCGAAGATGAAAAAATGCGTTTGGCCATTTTCGATGAGCGCATCAGCTTAGCCGACGAAGAGCAAGAAACCTGCAACCAAAAAGTGGAACGCTTAACCACAGAAGAGCGTAAACAACGAGCCAAACGCGACCAAGCTAATGAAGCACTGCGCATTGCCAGTATTCGTATTAACGAGCGTGAAAACACCAAAGAAGAACTGCATCATATGCTGTTTCCGCAGTCGCATACACTGTTGGAGTTTTTACGTAAAGAAGCACAAGGCTGGGAACAGTCATTTGGTAAGGTCATCGCTCCTGAGCTATTACACCGCAGTGATTTACACCCAAGTTTGGCTAAAGACAGTAGCGAAGCTTTGTTTGGGGTGAATCTAGATTTAAATGCCATTGATGTGCCGGAATATGCTGCAACAGAGCAAGACTTGCGTATTCGTTTTGCTAAAGCGGAAGAGGCATTGAAAAGCGCCCAAGAAATGCATGCTGAAGCCGAAGATCAACTGGTGGCAATGAATAACGCCCTTGATGTGATTACCCGTGAGCTGACATTTGCGCGCACAGCCTATAAAAACAGCCGTGAAGATTTACGTCGCCTGTTTGATGAAAAACGCAGCGAACAACAAAAGATCAACCAAGCCGTAGCCGATCGCAAAACCGAATCAGGCAAACGATTAGTACAGCTCGATAACGAACTAAAACAGCTTCATAACCAGCATCTTGAATGGCTTGTAGAACAAAAAGAGCAAGCACTTGAAGCACGCATGGACAAAAACGCTTACTGGCAAGAAGTGGTTGGCGCCATTGATAACCAATTAGGCCAAATTAAAGCCAATATAGAGCAGCGCCGATTGACGGCTAAAACCGAACAAAAAGCCTGTGAAACTTGGTATAAAAACGAACTTAAATCTCGCGGTGTCGATGAAGGCACTATTTTGGCACTTAAAAAGCAAATACGCGATCTTGAAGCCAAAATTAGCCAAGCAGAACAACGTCGTAGTGATGTATTACGTTTTGATGATTGGTATCAACATACTTGGTTAACCCGTAAGCCAAAACTGCAAACTCAACTTGCTGAAGTCAAGCGTGCCGCATTAGAATTTGAGCAACAATTAAAAGCCAAAACAGCTGACATTAAACAGCGCCGCACCACGTTAGAAACCGATCGTAAAGCCTGTGATGCCGCTCAAGTTGAGGCGTCAGAAAACCTCACTAAACTGCGCGCGGTAATGCGCAAACTCGCTGAGCTTAAATTACCACCTAATAACGACGAAGCCATTGGTGGTATAGGCGAGCGCCTGCGCCAAGGCGAAGACCTATTGCTAAAACGCGACTATTTAATGGGTTCCGTTAAGCAATATGTAGAGCACTTTGATTCGGTCATTGCCAGTAAATCAGGCTCGAGTTTAGCTGAGTTTTGGGAGCGCGCCCGTGATGAATCAAGCTTTGTTAGTGACAAAGGTATTCGCTTACTCGACTATCGCAAATTAGTGCCACAACTTGAACAACTACTGAATGTCATGGTGCCGCAATCGTTAATGGCTATTCGCGAACAAGGGCGTATTTTTGGTATTGATTTAACCGCGTTTTATGACGTGTTAACCGATATCGATCGCCGAATTGCCAGCCAAAGTGCTCGTATTACTCGCGAAGTAGGTGAGGAGTTATTCCTCGATGGCGTGTCTGAATCAGCAGTACGTATTCGGTCACGCATTAGTGAACTTGAGTTTTGGCCTGAGCTGGAAGTATTTGTAAAAGCCTTTAAAGCTTGGAAAGCCGACGGCTTTAGTCAACTCCCTGACGAGCATTACACCAATTCAATGCGCCGCGCCTTAGACATTATTGGTCGTGCAGCGTTAACCGGTGGCATTGCTAAATTGCTCGAAATTGAGCTACGGCTAAAAGAAGGTAATAGTGACTTAATTATTCGTACTGACCGTCAGCTAAACGAGTCATCTAGTCACGGAATGGCGTATTTGATTTTATGTAAATTCTTATTAGCATTTACTCGCTTATTACGCGGTAAGGCAGACGTGACTATTCATTGGCCAATCGATGAGTTGGGAACATTGCATCACACCAATGTGAAGAAGATTTTTGACGCCTGTGAAAATAATAACATTAGCGTATTAGGTGCTTTCCCTAACCCTGAATCAGAAGTGCTCAACCTGTTTGCTAACCGTTACATTATTAATAAACAAACTAAAAAGCTGCAAGTTGTGAAGCCCCAAGCCAATCCATTAGCGGCACGTTTATCGCAACGTAACGCAAAAATAGCGAATGCAGAGACGACTAAGGAGCACATCTAATGTCAGGCGAAAATGAAACAACCTTAGTGGGTACCAGTGCGTTAATAGAGCAATTGCTTCGCGGTGAGTTTATTTGCCGAGTCACCAATGAAGATGGCTGGCGCGCGCTGAAAAATAACAGCACTCGTGACCGAGTAGAAAGCTACTTAAATCAAATTAACCGCACATTGGCCAGCGCCGGTGAAGGTGAAGTGTTTTTTTGTGGTTACTTACAATTGGGTGATGCAGAGCGCAAAGTGATTTCATCGCAGTTTAAAGACATTTGTTCGGCGCTTATTCCGCTGGTGGAATGGTTGGTACTGGTACAAGAAGCTAGCGGCCAAGATGCACCATTAAGCGAAGGCGCACCCATTCGTTTAACCGATTTACAAGCGCGTATTGAAGACACTCCAGCGTTTAGAGAGCAATTGGCTAAGTTGAGCCAATATCGTTTATTTGGCTCAACAAGTAGTAATGTCGACGGCCAAATTAAATTAGTCTTTAAACGTTTGGTTGAACTGGGCTACCTAAGCAAACCTAACAGTGAAAAACAGATTTATATTGCTACCGGTAAGCTTGATTATTTATATGAAGTGATCCGTTTTATTGATGAAACTGAAGGCTTAAGCCTTGAGGCACAGGCAGAAACGGCGACTCAAAGGGATCTGATATGAGCAGCAACTTACACCAAGCTGGGGTAAAACTGCTCAAACAACTCGGGCGGCATGCTGATGTCATCATGGATGCGTATTTGGCTGGATCGATTAGTGACTCAACCCATGATGCTGGCGTAATCGAAAAACTGAAAAAAAGTGGCATTTTATGGCGTCCAGAACCTGATCAAGAATTGCGCTTAAAGCGTTCAGTAAGGGCGTTACTTGAAGAGGCGTTAAGTGATGAGCGTAATCGTCAAATCGACTCGAATGTAGGCTCATCCCTTGCCACCATTAAAACCCTTGCTGATCATTACAAAGAAGCGCGTCATAATGTTGATTACAGCGCCGCTGAAGCCTATTTGGCCGACTTGAATGAGCATGTCTACAGTTTTACTGACAGTTTGCGTTATTCGATTAGGGTATTGTGGAGCCGGATTAATAACGAGTTTGGTTATGTGGGAACCATTAGTGCCAAAATTCGCGAGAATGAATTAGCCCAAAGCCAAGTATCGGATCTACTCAACGGTTTAGAGATGTTCCAATTTAGTGAGCTTGGTGAAATTGCGGGAGACATTCGTGAATTGCGCCGACTGTTAATGACCAGTCTGCAAGAAACCTTAAGTCAGTGCACCCAAGAGTTAAGTATTGTTCAGGGCCGGTTATATGAATTACTGGGCCGATTTAGACAAATACAAGGACGCACACGATTACTGAAAGGCTGGTTATTACACACTGACATGCATCCTGATTACCAACCCGAAAATCATGTTGGTCATAAAGTGGTACCGAGTTTATTTAACTCTGCAGAGGCCTTATTAGCACCCGCAAATGTTGATGTGAGTAATCCTCATCATGAGTTAGCGTTAATGAGCATAGTCGCGCAGGTGAAAGCTATTAGTCGTGATGCTACACCGGTGGTAACTCGTGATCAAAATGTCACCTTTGAAATGGGCGATACTGAAGATTTTGATATCCCAGAAAACCCACTCAAAATAGCAGTTGATGAATATTTCTGCGAAGTGATTGATTCTGGTTTACGCCAATCGGCACTGAGTTATTTAACTGAGAAACAACTGCAGTGGGATGCTGAAAGTTGGCTTTATCAGGTGATTGGTGGCTATGAAGGGTTAGCTGATGAGCATAAAAATTACTTTGAGCTAGAACCGATTGGTAAACCTGATCCTGTCTATAACGGTAACTTTATTATTCATGATGTTGAGTTATGGCTAGCTTAACCAAAAGCCAGTTACAGGTTATCGCTCGTGCGGCAGAACAACGTTTGCCGCGAGTATCTTTTAATGCCAGTTGGAAAAAATTGTATCGTTTATGGGATATCGGTGAGCCGGATGGCGCGGAGAAATACCTTTATTTAACCAGTAACGATTATGTTTTACTG from Shewanella polaris includes:
- a CDS encoding condensin complex protein MksE yields the protein MSGENETTLVGTSALIEQLLRGEFICRVTNEDGWRALKNNSTRDRVESYLNQINRTLASAGEGEVFFCGYLQLGDAERKVISSQFKDICSALIPLVEWLVLVQEASGQDAPLSEGAPIRLTDLQARIEDTPAFREQLAKLSQYRLFGSTSSNVDGQIKLVFKRLVELGYLSKPNSEKQIYIATGKLDYLYEVIRFIDETEGLSLEAQAETATQRDLI
- the ahpC gene encoding alkyl hydroperoxide reductase subunit C, producing the protein MTQSIINSTIKPFKATAFHNGAFVEVTEQDLLGKWSVVFFYPADFTFVCPTELGDMADHYEKLQAMGVEVYSVSTDTHFTHKAWHSSSDTISKITYPMIGDPTGAITRNFGVMIEEDGLALRGTFVMNPEGEVKVAEIHDLGIGRSASELVRKIQAAQYVATHDGEVCPAKWQPGEETLAPSIDLVGKI
- a CDS encoding phosphoenolpyruvate carboxylase, whose protein sequence is MSSNLHQAGVKLLKQLGRHADVIMDAYLAGSISDSTHDAGVIEKLKKSGILWRPEPDQELRLKRSVRALLEEALSDERNRQIDSNVGSSLATIKTLADHYKEARHNVDYSAAEAYLADLNEHVYSFTDSLRYSIRVLWSRINNEFGYVGTISAKIRENELAQSQVSDLLNGLEMFQFSELGEIAGDIRELRRLLMTSLQETLSQCTQELSIVQGRLYELLGRFRQIQGRTRLLKGWLLHTDMHPDYQPENHVGHKVVPSLFNSAEALLAPANVDVSNPHHELALMSIVAQVKAISRDATPVVTRDQNVTFEMGDTEDFDIPENPLKIAVDEYFCEVIDSGLRQSALSYLTEKQLQWDAESWLYQVIGGYEGLADEHKNYFELEPIGKPDPVYNGNFIIHDVELWLA
- a CDS encoding methyl-accepting chemotaxis protein gives rise to the protein MNWFSNMSIFKKVGLIFVLSVIIFAVNLAISTVAINKNRNTLSFMETQVAQRVELANQNVIYVQRLDELYTQSVSFADEDLLENAHKTFSSLNNNLTNLLAIDQLETSALSLLSKSLHEYNTMTASLAKGMLDGTIDMADVGKISQKKAKVFDQLTKGITAYKADKVNEFSSTIKEASDRSEQSLYLTLSIGLSLLVLMAIVTISIAKAISGSAGDVASSLGELADGKGNLRHQLTVAGTDELGQVSSNFNRFLRLLADSIERVVSVTSPLLDSASSLKERMTLATKATKQQSHDAKAVHMSMEEMRHSVNDISHSAQQAAEAAQVAEREATEGLAVVQRTVRISQELNSGIELASNSIHELAKDTESVGSILNVITSIADQTNLLALNAAIEAARAGEHGRGFAVVADEVRALASKTADATSEIRGVLDKLKVAAESSVSTMDVAITKSSENERYAKDTGEVLSSIQSKIVSINSMNTHIASATEQQSMVAASVANNVAEMNASFEQTLSILAEVQDISEGLDGFANELSHATSQFKL
- a CDS encoding ATP-binding protein gives rise to the protein MPSLIRIVLINTHLPGVVELLLKGHTNICGTNASGKTTLQRLVPVFYGEYPSRVVPSTRDSFERWYLPHDSSYIIYEYQKDDGLLYQAVLASAGDGKGVNYRFIARGFELEHYIKSRNGDTIICHSMAELGREVKRDGIAHTNLINTREFRAIIQNDRSLLNTGSNRNELRTYARQFSLCDGEHSLRHIEKLAKAVHSKEGKMETIKSMIAAILEEDGVNPPTSRLNPQRVETWIRESQLVQGFEQIRPEYDKLEQEFNQLLSAELRLASLSRGYRDDETLEAERQDRNQTLGKELNLKLRLLDDEWKDIRDELNQELSAAKGDVGKFEYELDAIEDQHAAFLDADIEQAKADLDNLPNWRSDVENLNERHKLQTEKHQDIESAFNARRNKIAEQLHRELETLHAEQDTQREARDKQRELANDDLAKLEQQWRDQTDAGKAKFSEQEYQLKLTAAELKHQVDGVTYTEDEKMRLAIFDERISLADEEQETCNQKVERLTTEERKQRAKRDQANEALRIASIRINERENTKEELHHMLFPQSHTLLEFLRKEAQGWEQSFGKVIAPELLHRSDLHPSLAKDSSEALFGVNLDLNAIDVPEYAATEQDLRIRFAKAEEALKSAQEMHAEAEDQLVAMNNALDVITRELTFARTAYKNSREDLRRLFDEKRSEQQKINQAVADRKTESGKRLVQLDNELKQLHNQHLEWLVEQKEQALEARMDKNAYWQEVVGAIDNQLGQIKANIEQRRLTAKTEQKACETWYKNELKSRGVDEGTILALKKQIRDLEAKISQAEQRRSDVLRFDDWYQHTWLTRKPKLQTQLAEVKRAALEFEQQLKAKTADIKQRRTTLETDRKACDAAQVEASENLTKLRAVMRKLAELKLPPNNDEAIGGIGERLRQGEDLLLKRDYLMGSVKQYVEHFDSVIASKSGSSLAEFWERARDESSFVSDKGIRLLDYRKLVPQLEQLLNVMVPQSLMAIREQGRIFGIDLTAFYDVLTDIDRRIASQSARITREVGEELFLDGVSESAVRIRSRISELEFWPELEVFVKAFKAWKADGFSQLPDEHYTNSMRRALDIIGRAALTGGIAKLLEIELRLKEGNSDLIIRTDRQLNESSSHGMAYLILCKFLLAFTRLLRGKADVTIHWPIDELGTLHHTNVKKIFDACENNNISVLGAFPNPESEVLNLFANRYIINKQTKKLQVVKPQANPLAARLSQRNAKIANAETTKEHI
- a CDS encoding spermidine synthase produces the protein MSDYKVLHVDSDSVGDFCVLDDGDFRLLSFGDNDEQSKMYKAQPHVPQHTYVQAMLAVLLFTQPKSVIILGLGGGALVHSLRHVDAAIKITAVELRERVIEVAKRFFQLPLSKKLNIVHQDANEFLQRAEHKKVDVIFADIYSNKGVDKQQLSTLFIGQAKQLLKADGFLVLNCWKEHSRDIQLRDTLYSHFTHVYACLTGGGNWVVYATNGINSFGAANNKQALQALSQKLDTNISRVLTRFGAWE
- the ahpF gene encoding alkyl hydroperoxide reductase subunit F, producing the protein MLDANVKNQLKTYLQNLKRPVELVVSADDSNKGKELTSLAQDIVDSSDLVSVTYQQDQRTPSMSVINPQAATNITFAGLPMGHEFTSLVLALLHSGGHPIKLDADIIEQIRQLPGEFHFETYISLSCQTCPEVIQALNMMAAINPNITNVMIDGALFQQEVSDRNIMSVPSVFLNGEAFSVGAISVVEVLNKLDKNAAGRQAEQLNQKSVFDMLVVGGGPAGAAAAIYSARKGLNTGIVADKFGGQVAETVGIENFISVSKTEGPKLVANLEAHVNDYDVDIMQNQRALSLAKNGLFDVTLESGATLSSKTIVLATGARWREMNVPGEQEYRGKGVAYCPHCDGPLFKGKRVAVIGGGNSGIEAAIDLANIVEHVTVLEFDSKLRADEVLQRKAKSMGNITIITQAMTTEVQGDGTRVTSLTYTDRATGDNHKVELAGIFVQIGLVPNTEWLKGVVDMTPRGEIIVDERGQTSIPGVFAAGDVTNTPFKQIIIAMGSGATASLGAFDYLIRHSEETDVKAA